Genomic segment of Candidatus Flexicrinis affinis:
CTGCTCCTGAATAGCCTCAGGGTATTTGCCATATTCGTCGGTGCTCATCACGCTTAGTCTATAGTCTCGTGATTTTCATATCGATGCAAATCTTTGTGCCCGGAATGTCACAGCGTGACATCGCGCGCGGAATGACCTGCGATATGCTGAGAGGACAGCCTATCAGTCGAGGGTAGAACGATGTCAGCGCGAATCCTGGTCGCAGACAGTAACAGCCTGAGCGTCATCGGCGCGGAAACCGTTCTCCTGCGGCGAGCGCAAACAACCCTCAGCAGGGCCGAAAACGGCAGCGATCTGATCGCGAAAGCCAAAACAGTACAGCCCAACGTCATCCTCTTGGGGGATCGCTTTGACCCGCTCATCGACACGCTGGCGCTGGTCGAGCAGCTGCGAACCACTGTGCCGCGTACGCACATCATCGTCATGGGAACACTGAGCGACGGATTGTTGATCCGCGACCTGCTCGCGGCCGGGGCGAAAGGCTACCTGATGGTCGGCGACGATCTGAATGCTTGTCTGCCCATGGCCGTCGATATGGCACTGCGTGGGTGGCCATACCTCTCGCCGACCGCGAACGCCGAGTACCTGATCGCGATGCAGTCCCCGCTGCGCGACTGGAAGCTCGACGCGGAAGCCCGCGCTGTGCTGCGACTGCTCGCACAAGGTTTGCATGTCAGCGATATCGCCCGTCAAATGGACGTACCGCTGCGGCGCATCTATTGGGTGCGCCAGAAGCTGCGCCGGCGCTTCGGAGTCCAGACTAACGAGCACCTGATCAGCATGGCCATTCAAGAAGGCTTCGCGTTTCCGTCCAACTGACAGCGTCACGTCACGTTGGCAAAATCGCCAAGGGCAGCGAACCGCTGCCAACGCTAATGGTGCTGCCATCGCTGACGCCGACCCCGACAGCTACTCAATCCGCCACGGCAACCCGAACACCGACGCCGTCAGCGACATGGACGACGACCGCCACGCACACCGGTATGGCGGCGCCAACCCTGCGCGAATGCGTGATTTGTGTCGAACAAGAAGTATCCAAATCTGTGGAGGCACGACCGTCTAAGCATATAATGGTGATTAGGCCACTACATAGCTATAGATACCGCAATAGTTGCGCATTTGCACAGGTTAAGCACCGCAACACTCCTGTTAAACACACGGGCGCACGGGACCATGAACTGGGCGATTGAAATACAGCACACAACGCTTTCGCAAGGAAACCTTGCCGACTTGCTCGCGGACCTGGAGTTCACGCTCGTCGCTGGCGTAGAGTTCACTGCCTTCACGTCACCAGAGATTGATCGCTGCAATACACCTGCGGAGGCTTTCGACATCGCAAAACGGCTGAGAACAGCGTTCACTGGTCCTGCCCAGATTGATCCAGAATTTGCCTTAGGATCAGTCATCGACTACTCAACTACTCCGCCCAAACGCCATGCGTTCATTGAAGCCCAGTCTGCCACAATCAAAGCTTCCATCGGAGTGGCAACCCTTACGGTCTCGCCGCCGGCCGGACTATCGGATGAGGCCCTCGCAGAATGGGAAAAGGACCGTACCGAGCAGGAATACCAAAGTCGGCTGGAAGACCAGCGAGCCAAGCTAGTGCCAGCGTATTACAGCGAAAGGGCTGCGAAGGTGCTCGAGCTCTTATCGAAGGAGAAGCCTAGCGGTGAGACGCTTTACAAGATTTACGAGCTCACCGAAGAACTTCCGGCCAATCGCAATGCCTTCCACACGCAGTTTGGCGTTTCTAATGATGACTTTAATAGATTCAAGGATGCCGTGCATAATGCGAGCGTCAGCGGAGATTGGGCTCGGCATGCGACCAACGAGCCTCCGAAGACAACCAATCCAATGTCGCGAGACGAGGCAGAGAGTTTCGTACGCAACATTGCCTCGAGATGGCTGCAGTCTGTGCGGGCGAACAAGAGCCCATGAACTATGCGCTTAGTGGGGTGAGCGCGTGAATTGGAGCATTGGCCTACATGACAACTGTAGATGATGTAGGGGCGGCACTGAAAGGGCTTGCAGTCGCATCGCGCACGCTTCCTGCCAGCGAGACAAAGAGCCGACTACTACGATTACTCGACGGTTACTTCCAAGCCAGTGTTGCACTGGCCGGTCCACCCATGATGGGCGACGGTGGGGTAGCCACAGTTTTCCGTGGGCGCATAGACAAGCCATTCACGATTTCCGAAATAAGCTATCCACCGCAAGCCAAGGTTGTAGCGTTAGCAGGCAGGTGCAATAGGCAGGGTGAGCCTGTCTTCTACGGATCGTTCACTCAATCGGCAATTCCATATGAACTTCGAGCCACTGATGGACAGCGGCTATATATTTCGAGATGGACCACACGTCCTCGGCAATGGCTTTTCGTCAACTACTGCGGTCTCACAACATCTGCCTTTGAGCGTCTTGGAGCGAACAGAGAACCACCATTTTGGGCTACCCCCCAAGTAGTTCAAGAGCTTACCGCTCGCAACATGCATATCAATAGCTTATTGGCGGAATACTTCGTGTCGCAGGACGAACAAGACTACCCGTTTACAGCAACGGTCTATGACATCTTTATCGAGAAGAACCACGGCGTCATATACCCATCGGTGGCTGCCCGCGGTTTCTTTGACAACATCGCGATATCCCCAAAGTTTGTTGATAGGGGATTACGTCTCCAGCGAGTGGACGAGGTCACTTTTAGGTTTGAATCAGACAGTGTTGTGTTCGAATGCCTAGATTCTGCCGTTCCGAACGATCTAGGGCAACTCACATGGGGACGAGGCCCTGATATAGTCGGCTTTCTCTCTGATCCTCCCTTATGCGGCATGTTGATCAATCCAGGTCAGTGGTGGCCAACAATTGGCGTTGACGACTGATTTTGGCTTCAGGGCAGAGAGGCGTTGCGGATATACAATAAGAAGGACGTCCTGACACTCCAGTCACTAAAGCTGAAAAAGGCAGCAATCTGCTCCGCACGTTCGAGATGAGGTGTGCTGACCTCATTCTCTTGCGCGACTGGAAGCTCGACGCGGAAGCCCGCGCTGTGCTGCGACTGCTCGCACAAGGTTTGCATGTCAGCGACATCGCCCGGCAGATGGACGTGCCGCTGCGGCGCATTTATTGGGTGCGCCAGAAGCTGCGCCGGCGCTTCGGCGTTCAGACCAACGAGCACCTGATCAGTATGGCCATTCAGGAAGGCTTCGCGTTCCCGTCCAACTGACGTCGTCACGTCACGTTGGCAAAATCGCCAACGCAAGACTGTAATTCTCGTCAGATTGAGATCGCCGCGGTTGCTACGCTGAGATGCAGGAAGCTCGGCGGAGGCGAACATGCGGCGATTACTGGTGTTGACGGCTGTATGCCTGATGGCATGGGGCGTAGTTGCTTTCTTTGTCGTTGAGCGACATGCCAAAGCCAACGAACCGCTGCCCACGCTGATGGTGCTGCCGTCGCTGACGCCGACCCCGACGCCTACGCAGACCGCCACCGCAACTCGAACACCGATGCCGTCAGCGACATGGACGGCGACCGCGACGCCAACGCAGACCGCGACGTCCACCGCAACGACAACACCGACGCTCTCGACACGTGTGCTGGAAGTCCATGCGGTCATGCCCGGTGTGTTCGTCCCACCGACGGTCACGGGACTTCCAGCGGGGACGATCCTGCTGCCAGCACCGCCGCAGCCATTCGAGCCCCTGCCGGACGCAACCGATCAGGCGCCGCCTTACACCGGATGGATCAGCTACGAGTCGGATCATCCGGCCATACGCTACAGCACGCCGTGGGAACGGCGACAGCAGGCCGGCGCCAGCCGCGGTCAGTATCACCGCGCAGACGAACCGGACAGCGCCGTCAGCCTGGTGTTCGATGGCGAGGGCCTGCGGATCCGTTATGTTGCGGCGCGCAATATGGGCGTGTTCGATGTGATTGTCGACGGAACGGTCATCGATACGGTCGACGCCTATTCGCCCGAGCTCGCGTTTCCCGGCTCACCGGTGTACAGCCTCGGCAGGGGGGCGCACGTTCTAACCCTACGCAGCGCCGGCGAGCGCAATCCGGACAGCGAAGGCTCCGCGGTCGCGCTGGACGCGGTACAGGTGTATCGCGCTGGCCTCAACACGATCATCGGCGCGCCGCCACTGATGCCACCACCGACCGACGAGCCGCGCGACGTTGCGCGCATCGAACTGGTGTCCGCGCCGCCGGTCGTCCTGCCGATCACAACGCCCATGCCGCCTGCGCAGATGATCGTCTCCGTCGTCATCGCCTACGACGAGAACGGCAACCGCGCCGTCGATCCCGCTGAAGGCGTGTCGGGTATCCCTGTGCGCGTGGTCGAAACCGGCACCAATCGGGTGATCGCGCAGGCGTTCACGGATGTCAGCGGCTACGCGCAGATACAACTTGTAGCCGAAACACCGGTACGGGTCGTGGTGCCGTATTTCGGCAAAGTGTGGTCGGTCCCGAACGGCCGGCGTGGCGGAAACCTTCGCTTCACGCATTTGCTCACACCCGGCAACCAGCCGGGGCTGATTCCATAGGCAGGAATGCGAATGTCGCGCATGCTGCGTTTACTGACCGCGGCACTGGCCGTCGTATCTGCGATCTTGGCCTGCGGGACGGCGGTCCTGCAGACGCCGTATTACGTCTGCCCGACTCCCGTGCCGACAGCGGTCATCCCACAGCCGACCCCACTCCCCGGCACGCCGCTGCCGCTGCCAACCCTGCTTCCACTGCCGCCGACGCCCTACGTGATCACACCGCCACAGGACTTCCATGTCGGCGATGCGGTGTTCGTCGGGCAGTCCGGCGCACCGCTGCGGCTGCGCTTCCGTTTGCTCAACGTGGAATCGACGCCTGCCGAGCCGATCAGCGGCGAGCCGCGCAGCCTGTACACGTGGCAGCTTGAGATCGCCAATCTTGGCAGCGTGGTGTACGAAACGGTCCCGGTCGCGCTGATGACGATCACACGGGTCGACACCTTCAGCGGACCGTTGACTGGGACGTGGCCGACCTCACAGGCGGCGATGCAGGCCGCCGGCTACTGGAACGAGGACTACGCCGCACTCCAGCCGGGCAGCTCGCGGATCTACCGGCTGGCCGCGTTCGGGCCTGCCGGGAG
This window contains:
- a CDS encoding response regulator transcription factor, with translation MSARILVADSNSLSVIGAETVLLRRAQTTLSRAENGSDLIAKAKTVQPNVILLGDRFDPLIDTLALVEQLRTTVPRTHIIVMGTLSDGLLIRDLLAAGAKGYLMVGDDLNACLPMAVDMALRGWPYLSPTANAEYLIAMQSPLRDWKLDAEARAVLRLLAQGLHVSDIARQMDVPLRRIYWVRQKLRRRFGVQTNEHLISMAIQEGFAFPSN
- a CDS encoding RES domain-containing protein — encoded protein: MTTVDDVGAALKGLAVASRTLPASETKSRLLRLLDGYFQASVALAGPPMMGDGGVATVFRGRIDKPFTISEISYPPQAKVVALAGRCNRQGEPVFYGSFTQSAIPYELRATDGQRLYISRWTTRPRQWLFVNYCGLTTSAFERLGANREPPFWATPQVVQELTARNMHINSLLAEYFVSQDEQDYPFTATVYDIFIEKNHGVIYPSVAARGFFDNIAISPKFVDRGLRLQRVDEVTFRFESDSVVFECLDSAVPNDLGQLTWGRGPDIVGFLSDPPLCGMLINPGQWWPTIGVDD